A genomic segment from Amygdalobacter nucleatus encodes:
- a CDS encoding FtsK/SpoIIIE domain-containing protein encodes MKQRGKRIRPSGKDLVFHFTIASLLPVFLLVVGLFHVKTIQQINWQDFNLSQADKIDIPYLIISFSVAILICLLVAFVFKRVRYDTVKQLYHRQKLAKMILENKWYESEQVKTEGFFKDSAGRTKEKITYFPKMYYRLKNGLIQIRVEITLGKYQDQLLHLEKKLESGLYCELTDKELKDSYVEYTLLYDTIASRISIDEVEAKDGKLRLMKNVWWEYDKLPHMLIAGGTGGGKTYFILTLIEALLHTDSKLYILDPKNADLADLGSVMANVYYRKEDLLSCIETFYEEMMKRSEEMKQMKNYKTGKNYAYLGLPAHFLIFDEYVAFMEMLGTKENTAVMNKLKQIVMLGRQAGFFLILACQRPDAKYLGDGIRDQFNFRVALGRMSEMGYGMMFGSDVQKDFFLKRIKGRGYVDVGTSVISEFYTPLVPKGYDFLEEIKKLSNSRQSTQATCEAEVAGVD; translated from the coding sequence ATGAAACAGCGTGGTAAAAGGATTCGCCCATCTGGTAAAGATTTAGTCTTTCATTTTACGATAGCGTCACTCCTGCCTGTTTTCCTGCTGGTTGTCGGACTGTTTCATGTGAAGACAATCCAGCAGATCAACTGGCAGGATTTTAACCTATCACAAGCAGATAAGATTGACATTCCCTATTTAATTATCAGTTTCAGTGTCGCAATTCTTATCTGCTTGCTGGTAGCGTTTGTATTCAAACGGGTTCGCTATGATACGGTTAAACAACTTTACCACCGTCAAAAACTGGCAAAGATGATACTTGAAAACAAGTGGTATGAATCTGAACAGGTCAAAACAGAGGGTTTCTTTAAAGATAGTGCTGGTCGTACAAAGGAAAAGATAACCTACTTCCCTAAAATGTATTATCGACTTAAAAATGGCTTGATACAGATACGGGTGGAAATCACGCTGGGAAAATATCAAGACCAACTCTTACACTTGGAAAAGAAATTAGAGAGTGGCTTGTACTGTGAGCTGACGGATAAAGAGTTAAAGGATTCCTATGTGGAATATACTTTGCTCTATGACACCATAGCCAGTCGTATTTCTATTGATGAAGTAGAAGCTAAAGATGGTAAACTTCGCTTAATGAAAAACGTATGGTGGGAATATGATAAGCTCCCTCATATGTTGATTGCTGGTGGTACAGGTGGCGGTAAAACTTACTTTATACTGACACTGATTGAAGCCTTGCTTCATACAGATTCAAAACTGTATATTCTTGACCCGAAAAATGCTGATCTTGCGGACTTAGGTTCTGTGATGGCAAATGTCTACTATAGAAAAGAAGACTTGCTTTCTTGCATTGAAACATTCTATGAAGAAATGATGAAACGTAGTGAGGAAATGAAGCAGATGAAGAACTATAAGACTGGCAAAAATTATGCTTACTTAGGTCTCCCGGCACACTTCTTAATCTTTGATGAATACGTCGCTTTCATGGAAATGCTGGGAACAAAAGAAAACACCGCAGTTATGAATAAGCTGAAACAGATTGTCATGTTAGGTCGTCAAGCTGGCTTCTTTCTAATACTGGCTTGTCAACGTCCAGACGCAAAATATTTAGGCGACGGAATCCGTGATCAGTTTAATTTCAGAGTGGCTTTAGGTCGTATGTCTGAAATGGGCTATGGCATGATGTTTGGCAGTGACGTACAAAAGGATTTCTTCTTAAAGCGAATCAAAGGTCGTGGCTATGTTGATGTAGGAACAAGTGTCATATCAGAGTTTTATACTCCCCTTGTACCAAAAGGATATGATTTCTTGGAGGAAATTAAAAAGTTATCCAACAGCAGACAGTCCACGCAGGCGACGTGCGAAGCGGAAGTCGCAGGTGTGGACTGA
- a CDS encoding AsnC family transcriptional regulator, with translation MEDKKYLLGTSEQQEWMRNYFFAPRGIGFTEPGTVATDSAEFSAYNIAKSFYQNYPEVFNLDYIASKIKVDKAEIRTRLKRMYDERLIMLVYNPAVAVYGWGLYYWVVKLKDNTPAELKQELSNWFQNKDDICTGYETEGDFDFFNGNHMRVLDNLLADVIAPWKDRPEVEYVHLCPIRRDVRESNVNMWDAPGDGYRKFVWGKAQVDKLLKMQDKLDKVDFAIIDAINNTKSIADMFDYNVLAQLSGLDGEQMKKDFVKICDVGRYAVPMIYLNHMKLGLHMKMYLVRMFQNVPSYRKSQITDELSAMPEFNNIWEFTDSFYDIMLSSFDELTDWEALRAKIENYGEIEEVKVSTSPKQFRRWVCRLDDQNGYWEECVFTDDFLQDRTAVNDVKCCFSGKKEVK, from the coding sequence ATGGAAGACAAAAAGTATCTATTAGGAACGAGCGAGCAACAGGAATGGATGCGCAATTATTTCTTTGCTCCAAGGGGAATTGGGTTCACAGAACCTGGAACAGTGGCCACAGATAGTGCTGAATTTAGCGCTTATAATATTGCCAAATCTTTTTATCAAAATTATCCAGAGGTATTTAATTTGGATTACATTGCCTCGAAAATTAAGGTAGACAAGGCTGAAATTCGTACCAGATTGAAGAGAATGTATGACGAGCGTTTGATCATGCTAGTTTATAATCCAGCAGTAGCAGTATATGGTTGGGGGCTTTATTACTGGGTAGTTAAACTAAAAGACAATACACCAGCTGAGCTTAAGCAAGAATTATCCAACTGGTTCCAAAATAAAGATGATATTTGCACAGGTTATGAAACAGAGGGTGATTTTGATTTCTTTAACGGTAATCATATGCGCGTTTTGGATAACTTATTGGCAGATGTCATTGCACCATGGAAAGATCGTCCGGAAGTTGAATATGTGCATCTTTGCCCAATTCGTCGCGATGTGCGTGAGTCCAATGTTAATATGTGGGACGCTCCAGGTGATGGCTATCGCAAATTCGTTTGGGGTAAGGCTCAAGTTGATAAACTGTTAAAGATGCAAGACAAATTAGACAAAGTTGACTTTGCAATTATTGATGCCATCAACAACACCAAATCCATCGCTGATATGTTCGATTACAATGTCTTAGCTCAACTTTCAGGCTTAGATGGCGAACAGATGAAGAAAGATTTCGTCAAAATTTGTGATGTAGGCCGTTATGCTGTACCAATGATTTATTTGAATCACATGAAGCTCGGTTTACACATGAAGATGTATCTAGTTCGCATGTTCCAAAATGTTCCAAGCTATCGTAAATCACAAATTACCGATGAATTGTCAGCTATGCCTGAGTTTAATAATATTTGGGAATTTACCGATTCATTCTATGACATTATGTTGAGCTCTTTTGATGAGTTGACCGATTGGGAAGCTTTGAGAGCTAAAATTGAAAACTATGGCGAAATTGAAGAAGTCAAAGTTTCCACATCACCTAAACAGTTCCGGCGTTGGGTTTGCCGCTTAGATGATCAAAACGGTTACTGGGAAGAGTGCGTCTTTACCGATGATTTCCTGCAGGATCGGACGGCAGTGAACGATGTGAAATGCTGCTTTTCTGGAAAGAAAGAGGTGAAATAA
- a CDS encoding copper amine oxidase N-terminal domain-containing protein, protein MSKSLKRIGTVLLILTAVFLTGFRAQNDVKIYVNGKLVKSDQPPLIFGNRTFVPVSIIAENLGAKVEYNREDMTVTIEKDHTNILLAIGDDTAWYSDEVKAGPVLLDESVFIRNNRTYIPLRSVSELFDMDVKWNAKKRSIYINDKTISDDIDENNAGDEVLERLKNFRSSAMVYSTWTLAITKSIEMEQKTKVIL, encoded by the coding sequence ATGTCAAAGAGTTTAAAGAGGATAGGCACTGTTTTGTTAATATTAACAGCAGTTTTTCTCACAGGATTTAGAGCACAAAACGATGTAAAGATATATGTAAACGGAAAACTTGTAAAATCAGATCAACCGCCACTTATATTTGGAAACAGAACCTTTGTGCCGGTTAGCATTATTGCAGAAAATCTAGGAGCAAAGGTTGAATATAATAGAGAAGATATGACTGTGACCATAGAAAAAGATCACACAAATATTCTTCTAGCCATAGGAGATGACACGGCTTGGTATTCAGATGAGGTAAAAGCTGGACCTGTGCTTCTAGATGAGTCGGTGTTTATAAGAAACAACAGAACCTATATTCCACTTAGATCCGTTTCAGAACTATTTGATATGGATGTGAAATGGAACGCCAAGAAGAGATCAATCTACATAAACGACAAAACTATTTCAGATGATATAGATGAGAATAACGCAGGGGACGAAGTTCTAGAAAGATTAAAAAACTTTCGATCATCGGCGATGGTCTATTCTACATGGACGTTAGCGATTACAAAGTCGATCGAGATGGAACAAAAGACGAAGGTTATTTTGTAA
- a CDS encoding SPFH domain-containing protein — protein MGFIQAFRGSLGGTLADQWKDFYGPMEGVPETAALFPGVPMGTNNGRGANYKGNENVITNGTKVIVPEGTALVTIQDGAITSIITEIGGYIYSSDDPNSKSIFSGDGLMESIVKTSWEKFKFGGIPATNQLLFYVNLKEIPNNRFGTQSEIYWDDAFFGTQVGAVIRGTYTVKIVDPISFLKNFVPVKYLSSGAPAFDLGDMDNDAAEQLFNEVVGSLSAAFSNYTNDPTRGNRISKIQGDQIGFAKSLSAAVEDNYEWSSTRGLEIVKTAILAIEYDEDTKEMMKDVKRADALSGSRGNSFMQQSVARGMQAAGENGGGANMAFMGMGMNAAGNMMGGVQQPNVGNYYQPNFGGGQLNQNQGNYGQGQNQQQNQGQPQNQNQPPEDPTEKLIKMKKLLDAEVITQEEFDKMKRELLGL, from the coding sequence ATGGGATTTATTCAAGCATTTAGAGGTTCACTAGGAGGAACTCTCGCAGATCAATGGAAAGATTTTTATGGGCCGATGGAAGGAGTGCCAGAAACGGCGGCATTGTTCCCAGGAGTACCAATGGGAACAAACAACGGTAGAGGAGCAAATTACAAAGGAAATGAAAATGTAATTACCAATGGAACCAAGGTCATCGTTCCAGAAGGAACCGCCCTTGTAACCATCCAAGACGGAGCAATCACCAGCATAATTACAGAAATAGGTGGATATATTTATAGCTCAGACGATCCGAATTCAAAATCCATATTTTCAGGGGACGGACTTATGGAATCCATAGTCAAAACATCCTGGGAAAAATTTAAGTTTGGAGGCATACCAGCCACAAACCAACTTCTCTTCTATGTAAACCTGAAAGAAATACCAAACAATAGATTCGGCACTCAAAGTGAAATCTATTGGGACGATGCCTTCTTCGGCACCCAAGTAGGAGCAGTTATAAGAGGAACGTATACAGTAAAGATCGTAGATCCAATCTCATTTTTAAAAAATTTCGTTCCAGTTAAATATCTAAGTTCTGGAGCACCAGCATTTGATTTAGGAGATATGGATAATGATGCAGCAGAACAACTCTTCAACGAAGTAGTTGGCAGTCTATCAGCGGCATTTTCAAACTATACCAACGATCCAACTAGGGGCAATAGGATTAGCAAGATCCAAGGAGATCAAATAGGATTTGCAAAATCTCTTTCAGCTGCAGTAGAAGACAATTACGAATGGAGTTCCACCCGTGGTCTTGAAATTGTGAAGACAGCAATCTTGGCAATCGAATATGACGAAGATACCAAGGAAATGATGAAGGATGTCAAGAGAGCCGATGCACTTTCAGGCTCCCGTGGCAATTCATTTATGCAACAATCTGTGGCTAGAGGCATGCAAGCTGCAGGAGAAAATGGTGGCGGAGCAAACATGGCATTTATGGGAATGGGCATGAACGCTGCAGGAAATATGATGGGAGGAGTTCAACAACCAAACGTAGGAAACTACTACCAACCTAATTTCGGTGGAGGTCAGTTAAATCAAAACCAAGGAAACTATGGCCAAGGACAAAATCAACAACAAAATCAAGGACAACCACAAAACCAAAACCAACCACCAGAAGATCCAACAGAAAAATTAATTAAGATGAAGAAACTTCTCGATGCAGAAGTCATAACCCAAGAAGAATTTGACAAGATGAAGAGAGAATTACTAGGTCTATAG
- a CDS encoding leucyl aminopeptidase, which yields MKTKFNVNQTGGLEVSLLSTEQVQACSECAKLKARGCFSGKLAETYFIPEFSGSKQKLLAGFGEPEKLTIDDYRLLAFNIGKCAHQHKLTEISLKLDKPKHLCLGRITQAVAEGFWRADHAFDEYFTDKEVDPELTVNLQVPSDKLERVEANLAEMHDVMEGIELTQELANQPAIVMYPERVCEIAKEKLAPLGVKIEIFDKAACEQLGMHAFLAVASGSDREPRFLVMTYEGNPASNERLGLVGKGICYDAGGYSIKSTEGMSTMFDDMTGGATVIGAIYALAKRKAKVNVVAATALCENMLSGSSYKPGDIVRSMAGKTIEIANTDAEGRVTLADAVYYVTSRCNVTKIVDIATLTGACLVALGEEFTGVVTDSDDFYKDLENASSKADEKIWRLPVSERFKAMNKSKRADIKNVAGRLGGTVTAGLFVREFLAKDMPWLHLDIAGTAYLHEASGYLPIFATGTIVKTFYNLAKQQEACSSACER from the coding sequence ATGAAAACTAAATTTAACGTAAATCAAACAGGTGGCTTAGAAGTTAGCTTACTATCAACCGAACAGGTACAAGCTTGTTCAGAATGTGCCAAACTCAAAGCAAGAGGCTGCTTCTCTGGCAAATTAGCTGAAACATACTTTATACCTGAATTTTCAGGCTCTAAACAAAAACTATTAGCAGGCTTTGGCGAACCTGAGAAACTTACAATTGACGATTATCGTTTGTTGGCTTTCAATATCGGCAAATGCGCCCATCAACACAAATTGACAGAAATTAGCTTAAAGTTAGACAAACCCAAGCACCTTTGCTTAGGTAGAATTACGCAAGCAGTTGCAGAAGGCTTCTGGCGGGCTGACCATGCTTTTGATGAATATTTTACAGACAAAGAGGTCGATCCTGAATTGACTGTCAACTTGCAAGTTCCTAGCGACAAGCTTGAACGTGTCGAGGCTAATTTGGCTGAGATGCATGACGTCATGGAAGGCATTGAATTGACTCAAGAATTAGCCAATCAGCCAGCTATCGTGATGTATCCAGAACGCGTATGTGAGATTGCAAAAGAAAAATTAGCCCCACTTGGCGTTAAAATTGAGATCTTTGATAAAGCAGCTTGCGAACAATTAGGCATGCATGCTTTCTTGGCTGTAGCTTCTGGCTCAGATCGTGAACCGAGATTCTTAGTTATGACCTACGAAGGAAATCCTGCAAGTAATGAGCGTTTAGGCTTGGTTGGTAAAGGCATCTGCTATGATGCTGGTGGTTACTCCATCAAATCAACAGAGGGTATGTCCACCATGTTTGATGATATGACAGGCGGTGCCACAGTTATCGGCGCTATCTATGCTTTGGCCAAACGTAAAGCCAAGGTCAACGTGGTAGCTGCAACAGCACTTTGCGAGAATATGTTGTCTGGTAGTTCCTATAAGCCTGGTGATATTGTTCGCTCCATGGCAGGCAAAACTATTGAAATTGCCAATACTGACGCAGAGGGCCGTGTAACATTGGCTGACGCTGTTTACTATGTCACAAGCCGTTGCAATGTAACTAAGATTGTTGATATTGCTACTTTGACAGGTGCTTGCTTGGTAGCTTTGGGCGAAGAGTTTACAGGCGTTGTTACAGATAGTGACGATTTCTACAAGGATTTGGAAAATGCAAGCTCCAAGGCCGACGAGAAGATTTGGCGTTTGCCAGTTTCTGAGCGCTTCAAAGCCATGAACAAGAGCAAACGGGCCGACATCAAGAACGTAGCTGGGCGCTTAGGTGGTACAGTTACAGCAGGCTTGTTTGTCCGTGAATTTTTGGCCAAAGATATGCCGTGGTTGCACTTGGATATTGCTGGGACAGCTTATTTGCATGAAGCAAGCGGTTATCTACCAATTTTTGCAACAGGCACGATAGTTAAGACATTCTACAATTTGGCTAAGCAACAAGAAGCATGTTCATCAGCATGTGAACGATAA
- a CDS encoding YdcP family protein, whose product MELKFVIPNMEKTFGNLEFAGEDKVVQRRINGRLTVLSRSYNLYSDVQRADDIVVVLPAEAGEKHFGFEERVKLVNPRITAEGYKIGTRGFTNYLLHADDMIKE is encoded by the coding sequence ATGGAACTTAAATTTGTGATTCCCAACATGGAAAAAACATTCGGCAATTTAGAATTTGCTGGCGAGGATAAAGTCGTTCAGCGAAGAATCAACGGACGGCTAACTGTCTTATCAAGAAGCTATAATCTCTATTCTGATGTTCAAAGAGCAGATGATATTGTGGTGGTGCTTCCTGCTGAAGCTGGCGAAAAACATTTCGGCTTTGAGGAACGTGTGAAGTTAGTCAATCCACGTATTACCGCAGAGGGCTACAAAATCGGCACTCGTGGTTTTACAAATTACCTTTTACATGCTGACGACATGATAAAAGAATAA
- a CDS encoding MurR/RpiR family transcriptional regulator, whose protein sequence is MKKILFRLQSYYKYQATDIEKPFIRYILENPRKVTSVDIHTLAKIGYCSAPTIVRICKKNGFKGFRDVKLAILNELTFNEESLRNKFADFEGDDLHKTTQEVLNQSVNAIANTYNSIDFEKLGKIIEELDKCKSYKTLWYRG, encoded by the coding sequence GTGAAAAAAATATTGTTTAGGTTGCAAAGCTATTATAAATACCAGGCTACGGATATTGAAAAACCATTCATAAGATATATTTTAGAAAATCCAAGAAAAGTAACATCTGTGGATATACATACCTTAGCCAAAATAGGATATTGTAGTGCGCCTACTATAGTTAGGATATGTAAAAAGAACGGATTTAAGGGCTTTAGAGATGTCAAGCTTGCGATATTAAACGAGTTAACGTTCAACGAAGAAAGTTTAAGAAATAAATTTGCAGATTTTGAAGGTGATGATTTACATAAAACTACGCAAGAGGTTTTAAACCAAAGTGTAAATGCTATTGCAAATACTTATAATTCGATTGACTTTGAAAAATTAGGCAAGATAATTGAAGAACTTGATAAGTGTAAGTCTTATAAGACTTTATGGTATAGGGGCTAG
- a CDS encoding acetate--CoA ligase family protein, whose protein sequence is MKVLNVRDYVVDKLQYALNPKSIAVVGASRYNTKFGYKVIEELRAWGYKGEIYPVNPRADEVHGLKAYPTVKDIPAEIDLVFIAVPAHIVKSVLEDCVAKQVKIVVIATSAFKEIGRGQLQNELTQYCRDNKLPLIGPNLVGMGSPYLNFNCGFIPYLPIKGPVAMISQSGANLLAALGTSQKDHFGMSFFVGLGNKADVDFSEFVAYAGIDDNTKCLAIYIEGLDSEEAFVKACQKVDKPIVTIKVGGSKIGVKAAFAHTASENEGTNDAYYDEIFQKAGAIRATTWQQFLDVSLALGMQPPLYDDKIVMITNGGGSGLLSCDHFERCGLPLHELKEISPSLAERIRAYMPMFGSPLNPVDISGTASPIHYKGAFRQAMRDPNVNGILGSICPTAVTDVEAVTDVVIEIHEAFKHLHKPFVMECQGGEECQRAIMKLRDHGIPAYPTAEQAVNAMVALYRYGQIKKNKQVK, encoded by the coding sequence ATGAAAGTTCTTAATGTCCGTGATTACGTTGTCGATAAGTTACAATATGCTTTGAATCCTAAGTCAATTGCAGTAGTTGGTGCTAGCCGTTATAACACGAAGTTTGGTTATAAAGTAATTGAAGAGTTAAGAGCTTGGGGCTACAAGGGCGAAATTTATCCAGTCAACCCACGTGCTGATGAAGTCCATGGGCTTAAGGCTTATCCGACAGTCAAAGATATTCCAGCTGAAATTGATCTAGTTTTCATCGCCGTTCCAGCTCATATCGTTAAATCTGTTTTGGAAGATTGCGTTGCTAAGCAAGTCAAGATTGTTGTTATTGCAACCAGTGCTTTCAAAGAAATTGGCCGTGGCCAGTTGCAGAATGAATTAACTCAATATTGCCGTGACAATAAGTTGCCTTTGATTGGACCTAACTTGGTTGGTATGGGTAGCCCATATCTCAATTTCAACTGTGGCTTTATTCCTTATCTGCCAATTAAGGGACCTGTAGCAATGATTTCCCAATCAGGCGCTAACTTGTTAGCAGCCCTCGGCACTTCTCAAAAAGATCACTTCGGCATGAGCTTCTTCGTTGGCTTAGGCAATAAAGCTGACGTTGATTTCAGTGAATTTGTTGCTTATGCAGGTATTGATGATAATACAAAGTGCTTAGCTATCTATATTGAAGGCTTGGATAGCGAAGAGGCTTTCGTTAAAGCTTGTCAAAAGGTTGATAAACCAATTGTCACGATTAAAGTCGGTGGCTCTAAGATTGGTGTTAAGGCTGCATTTGCGCATACAGCTTCAGAGAATGAAGGCACAAATGATGCTTATTATGACGAGATTTTCCAAAAAGCTGGCGCAATTCGTGCTACTACTTGGCAGCAATTCTTGGATGTATCACTTGCTTTAGGTATGCAGCCACCTCTGTATGATGACAAGATCGTCATGATCACTAATGGCGGTGGTTCTGGTTTGTTGAGCTGTGACCATTTTGAGCGTTGTGGCTTACCACTTCATGAATTGAAAGAAATTTCACCAAGTTTGGCTGAGCGCATTAGAGCTTATATGCCAATGTTCGGTTCACCTTTGAACCCAGTTGATATTTCTGGTACAGCATCACCAATTCACTACAAGGGTGCTTTCCGTCAAGCTATGCGCGATCCAAATGTCAACGGTATTTTGGGTTCAATCTGCCCAACTGCTGTTACAGATGTTGAAGCTGTTACAGATGTCGTAATTGAAATCCATGAAGCTTTCAAGCATTTGCACAAGCCATTTGTTATGGAGTGCCAGGGCGGTGAAGAATGCCAGCGTGCAATCATGAAATTGCGTGATCATGGTATTCCAGCTTATCCAACAGCTGAACAGGCTGTCAATGCGATGGTTGCTCTCTATCGTTATGGCCAAATCAAGAAAAACAAGCAAGTTAAGTAA
- a CDS encoding TFIIB-type zinc ribbon-containing protein — translation MEDDIKIIDMSSGLKDGQIKCPKCGSTDIQTNTKTGKLRCNFCRTEFEPELAPEDQDISTLEGTTMGSGAADIDEAAESIITVKCESCGAEVVIDTNTTTQARCHWCRNTLSINNIVPNGAVPDVILPFSVTRSDAQEEIEKFVKQRKFFAHPKFTREFTTENICGVYLPYMLVDVNAHMHLWGEGEIKTNSYEVGTGDDKHTKYDADCYEIERDFDIFMDDLSIESSTDKLDYTAKEKTTNIINAIMPFDTENSVKFNANYMKGYTSEKRDSNIDFLREAVFAQSSDVARLAAKDTVEEYDRGVRWEDEDYKVKGDSWKAAYLPVWLYSYMQKKNGKNLLHYVAVNARTKETMGSVPINFTKLFICSVLVEILGGLAAFVLNLVAAMSIFDDTKFQDSRQLFWILLLSGFVFYFTMYARYRNSDERHHYELETKHEISNLICKDKFVKNLKGLAECYIEGENSSELKGNRLDLTKDKHLKKAKEKGILDEVEENKKRLNETFDKQS, via the coding sequence ATGGAAGACGATATAAAAATAATAGATATGTCAAGCGGCTTAAAGGATGGTCAGATCAAGTGTCCTAAGTGTGGCTCAACAGACATACAGACCAACACCAAGACTGGCAAGCTCAGATGTAATTTCTGTAGAACTGAATTCGAGCCAGAACTAGCACCAGAAGACCAAGACATAAGCACATTAGAAGGAACCACCATGGGAAGTGGAGCAGCAGACATAGACGAAGCTGCGGAAAGCATAATCACAGTTAAATGTGAAAGCTGTGGCGCCGAAGTAGTAATCGATACCAACACCACCACCCAGGCGAGGTGTCACTGGTGTCGCAACACACTCTCCATCAACAATATAGTGCCGAATGGAGCAGTGCCAGACGTCATACTTCCATTTAGCGTGACAAGGAGTGACGCCCAAGAAGAGATAGAAAAATTCGTCAAACAGAGAAAATTTTTCGCCCATCCAAAATTTACAAGGGAGTTTACCACAGAGAATATCTGCGGAGTCTACCTTCCGTACATGCTTGTGGATGTCAACGCCCACATGCACCTATGGGGCGAAGGAGAAATCAAAACGAATAGCTACGAAGTTGGCACAGGGGACGACAAACATACAAAGTACGACGCAGATTGCTACGAAATCGAAAGGGACTTTGATATATTTATGGATGATTTATCCATAGAATCTTCAACCGACAAACTGGATTACACAGCCAAGGAAAAAACTACCAACATCATAAACGCCATCATGCCCTTTGACACAGAAAACTCTGTCAAGTTTAACGCAAACTACATGAAAGGCTACACATCAGAGAAGAGAGATAGTAATATCGACTTTCTAAGAGAAGCAGTCTTTGCACAAAGCTCCGACGTGGCAAGACTTGCAGCAAAGGATACTGTGGAAGAATATGACAGAGGTGTAAGATGGGAGGACGAAGACTACAAAGTAAAAGGCGATTCATGGAAGGCAGCCTACCTACCAGTGTGGCTCTACAGCTATATGCAAAAGAAAAACGGCAAGAATCTACTTCACTATGTGGCGGTAAACGCAAGAACCAAGGAAACCATGGGTAGCGTGCCTATAAACTTTACGAAGCTGTTTATCTGTTCAGTCCTTGTTGAGATCTTAGGAGGATTAGCAGCATTTGTATTAAATCTTGTGGCTGCTATGAGCATTTTTGACGACACAAAATTCCAAGATTCAAGGCAGCTCTTCTGGATCCTATTACTATCAGGATTCGTCTTTTACTTCACAATGTATGCAAGGTACAGAAACTCAGACGAAAGGCACCACTACGAACTAGAAACCAAGCACGAAATAAGTAACCTAATTTGCAAAGACAAATTTGTAAAAAATCTAAAAGGACTTGCAGAATGTTATATCGAAGGCGAAAACTCAAGTGAACTAAAAGGTAACAGGCTCGATCTAACCAAGGACAAACACCTCAAAAAAGCAAAAGAAAAAGGAATCCTGGATGAGGTCGAAGAAAATAAAAAGAGACTTAACGAGACTTTTGACAAGCAGTCATAA
- a CDS encoding YdcP family protein, with amino-acid sequence MRLANGIVLDKDTTFGELKFSALRREVRIQNEDGSVSDEIKERTYDLKSKGQGRMIQVSIPASVPLKEFDYNARVELINPIADTVATATYQGADVDWYIKADDIVLTKDSSSFKAQPQAKKEPTQDK; translated from the coding sequence ATGAGATTAGCAAATGGCATTGTATTAGATAAAGACACGACTTTTGGAGAATTGAAATTCTCTGCTCTACGTCGTGAAGTGAGAATCCAAAATGAAGACGGGTCGGTTTCAGATGAAATCAAGGAACGTACCTATGACTTAAAATCCAAAGGACAAGGACGCATGATTCAAGTAAGTATTCCTGCCAGCGTGCCTTTGAAAGAGTTTGATTATAACGCACGGGTGGAACTTATCAATCCCATTGCGGACACCGTTGCTACTGCCACCTATCAAGGAGCAGATGTTGACTGGTATATCAAGGCAGACGATATTGTGCTGACAAAGGATTCTAGTTCATTCAAAGCTCAACCACAAGCAAAGAAAGAACCGACACAAGACAAATAG